A region of Lycium barbarum isolate Lr01 chromosome 1, ASM1917538v2, whole genome shotgun sequence DNA encodes the following proteins:
- the LOC132618218 gene encoding pectinesterase-like has product MGNINYSNSRTTPHIHVHKNIQIAQSHCEGTLHPELCVSTLSSFPHLHRKSIAEIISSTVKVTVGEVRDSAHNCSYLRRHIPKLEPIEKQALEDCVQLLGATISELRTALTDLSPKKSASKYYNEIQTLLSAAMTNEDTCLDGLFYSKKNLSRYVEDNLHTIAHHISNSLAMLKKIKRRGCEEEEQVFPEYGAVKNEFPKWVKRRDRALLQAPLNETKFDLVVAKDGTGNFTTINEALSAAPNSSTTRFVIYIKAGAYFEYVEVDKKKTMIMFVGDGIGKTKIKGNRNHVDGWTTFRPATVAVVGKGFLAKGITFVNYAGPSKHQAVALRSGSDLSAFYQCSFVAYQDTLYVHSLRQFYRECDVYGTVDFIFGNAEVVFQNCNLYARQPDPNQKNMFTAQGREDPNQNTGISILNCKVEAAADLIPVQSSFKNYLGRPWKEYSRTVFLGSYIGSLIEPAGWLEWNGDFALNTLYYGEYMNRGPGSNTSARVNWPGYRVINSSAEASQFTVGNFIQGGEWLPASGFPFYLHLTSS; this is encoded by the exons ATGGGGAA TATTAATTACTCGAATTCCAGAACGACTCCACATATTCATGTTCACAAAAACATCCAAATAGCCCAATCCCATTGCGAAGGCACACTACATCCTGAACTTTGTGTATCCACACTCTCCTCATTCCCACATCTCCACCGTAAATCCATTGCCGAGATCATCTCTTCTACGGTTAAAGTCACTGTAGGCGAGGTCAGAGACTCCGCCCACAACTGCAGCTACCTTCGTCGCCATATTCCCAAATTGGAACCCATTGAGAAACAAGCACTGGAAGACTGTGTTCAACTCTTGGGGGCCACTATTTCTGAGCTCAGAACTGCCCTCACTGATCTCTCACCAAAGAAATCTGCTTCCAAGTACTACAATGAAATCCAAACACTTCTCAGTGCTGCAATGACTAATGAGGACACTTGCCTCGATGGACTTTTCTACAGTAAAAAGAACCTGAGCCGTTACGTTGAGGACAATCTGCATACTATCGCTCACCACATCAGCAACTCCCTGGCCATGCTCAAGAAAATTAAGAGACGGGGctgtgaagaagaagaacaagtgTTCCCGGAGTACGGGGCTGTGAAAAACGAATTCCCAAAATGGGTGAAGAGGCGGGACAGGGCACTTCTTCAAGCTCCACTGAACGAGACAAAGTTCGACTTGGTGGTGGCAAAGGATGGTACTGGTAATTTCACCACTATCAACGAGGCCTTAAGTGCAGCGCCCAACTCCAGCACGACAAGATTTGTTATCTACATTAAGGCGGGAGCTTACTTTGAATACGTTGAGGTAGACAAGAAGAAAACCATGATAATGTTTGTCGGAGATGGGATCGGAAAGACAAAGATAAAGGGAAACCGGAATCATGTCGATGGATGGACTACATTCCGACCTGCCACCGTTG CCGTGGTGGGAAAAGGATTCTTAGCAAAAGGTATCACCTTTGTAAACTACGCGGGACCAAGCAAGCACCAAGCAGTGGCTCTTCGAAGTGGCTCAGACCTATCGGCTTTCTACCAATGCAGCTTCGTCGCATATCAAGACACCCTCTACGTCCATTCCCTTCGACAATTTTATCGTGAATGTGACGTTTATGGAACTGTCGATTTCATCTTCGGTAATGCAGAAGTAGTTTTCCAGAACTGTAACTTGTACGCTCGTCAACCGGACCCAAATCAGAAGAACATGTTCACTGCCCAAGGAAGAGAAGATCCAAACCAGAATACTGGGATTTCAATCTTGAACTGCAAAGTGGAAGCGGCTGCTGATTTGATTCCTGTACAATCATCATTCAAGAATTATTTAGGACGCCCCTGGAAAGAATATTCTAGAACTGTCTTTCTTGGATCGTACATTGGCAGCTTAATAGAGCCTGCTGGGTGGTTGGAATGGAATGGTGATTTTGCATTGAACACACTTTATTACGGGGAGTACATGAACAGAGGACCAGGTTCAAATACTAGCGCCAGAGTGAATTGGCCTGGTTATAGAGTCATCAACAGTTCGGCTGAGGCAAGTCAATTCACAGTTGGGAATTTCATTCAGGGAGGGGAATGGTTACCGGCTTCAGGCTTTCCTTTCTATCTTCATTTGACTTCCTCCTAA
- the LOC132618226 gene encoding uncharacterized protein LOC132618226: MKRFYQVIQTPSSSGLSSPVPNSSSCPVVHDKDKVLDLNLPKPDPGERKQISQYSYNERDRIRRHYIQKGPCQPRDHIFPKREFGGLMRQFNPDWFGTSYSEWLEYSVKLDAGFFLCCYLFKNEHGRVGDSFTKHGFRAWNKGIERLNRHIGDVNSLHNRCFKRMRDLKNQEQSIVTSFDKHNEKDKNNYQVRLNASVDVTRFLLKQGMPFRGHDEGETSTKRGNFLELLKWYANRHDEVNKVVLENAPQNNMMIAPSIQKEIVNACAKETLKAIIEDLNGDYFGILVDESKDVSHKEQMALVLRYVNKEGTLIERFLSVVHVKDTSAIALKDAIYSLLLEHSLSPSQIRGQGYDGASNMQGKINGLKTLVLEDTPSAYCIHCFAHQLQLTLVAVAKKHYDVDQFFDIVANVLNIVGGSFKRREILREDQAKKLEELLVLGEVYTGSGLNQELGLQRPGDTRWGSHFKTVRNFIALFSSIVHVLEVIASEGTTYLERSMAKSLVNDIRSFEFVHILKMMLKVLAITNDLNMTLQRKYQDIVNAMKLVGFAKRQLQSMRESKWESLIEDVSSFCVKHDILIPEMDKNYHIGKSKRKSSSVTYSHHLHVEVFNAVIDLQLAELNSRFDAVNSDLLLGMASLSPDNSFANYDKDKIMKLGTLYRDEFSVSKLEDLSYELDNYILFVREDSDFSNLKGIRDLSETLVETNLHKTWRLVYLLVKLSLILPVATATVERAFSSMKYIKNDLRSRIGDQFLNDCLVCYIEDEVFESVPNDAIIDRFQNMTSRRGQL; encoded by the coding sequence ATGAAGAGATTTTACCAGGTTATTCAAACTCCTTCAAGTTCTGGTTTAAGCTCTCCTGTGCCAAATTCTTCTTCGTGTCCAGTTGTTCATGACAAAGATAAAGTGTTGGATTTGAATCTTCCTAAACCTGATCCTGGTGAAAGAAAGCAAATCTCACAATATTCTTATAATGAACGTGACCGAATAAGGAGACATTATATTCAAAAAGGACCATGCCAACCTCGTGATCATATATTCCCAAAGAGAGAATTTGGTGGACTCATGCGTCAATTTAATCCTGACTGGTTTGGTACTTCATATTCTGAATGGTTAGAATATAGTGTTAAACTTGATGCGGGCTTTTTTTTATGTTGCTACTTGTTTAAAAATGAACATGGAAGAGTTGGAGATTCTTTTACAAAACATGGTTTTAGAGCTTGGAATAAAGGTATAGAAAGGCTTAATAGACATATTGGTGATGTGAATAGTCTTCACAATCGGTGTTTCAAGAGGATGAGAGACTTAAAGAATCAAGAACAATCGATTGTAACTTCTTTTGACAAGCATAATGAGAAAGATAAAAATAATTATCAAGTTCGGTTGAATGCTTCAGTTGATGTGACAAGATTTCTTTTGAAACAAGGAATGCCTTTCCGGGGCCACGATGAAGGTGAAACTTCTACAAAAAGGGGAAATTTTCTAGAACTTTTAAAATGGTATGCAAATAGGCATGATGAAGTGAACAAAGTTGTACTAGAAAATGCTCCACAAAATAACATGATGATTGCTCCAAGTATCCAAAAGGAGATCGTGAATGCTTGTGCAAAAGAAACATTGAAAGCAATTATTGAAGATTTAAATGGAGATTACTTTGGCATATTGGTTGATGAATCTAAGGATGTTTCTCATAAGGAACAAATGGCTCTTGTTCTTAGATATGTCAACAAAGAAGGCACACTTATTGAACGATTCCTTAGTGTTGTTCATGTTAAAGATACAAGTGCAATAGCATTGAAAGATGCTATCTATTCTTTGCTTTTAGAGCATTCATTAAGTCCATCTCAAATACGGGGACAAGGTTATGATGGAGCTAGTAACATGCAAGGAAAAATCAATGGTCTTAAAACTCTAGTTTTGGAAGACACTCCTTCAGCTTATTGCATACATTGCTTTGCTCATCAGTTGCAATTGACTCTTGTAGCTGTTGCAAAGAAGCACTATGATGTAGATCAATTTTTTGATATTGTTGCTAAtgtcttgaatattgttggaggTTCTTTTAAGCGCAGGGAGATTCTTCGAGAAGATCAAGCAAAAAAACTAGAGGAATTACTAGTGCTTGGTGAAGTTTATACGGGAAGTGGACTAAATCAAGAACTTGGGCTTCAAAGGCCCGGTGACACCCGTTGGGGATCTCACTTTAAAACAGTGCGTAATTTTATTGCATTATTCTCATCAATTGTTCATGTGCTTGAAGTAATTGCAAGTGAGGGTACAACTTATCTAGAGAGATCCATGGCAAAAAGTCTAGTGAATGATATAAGATCTTTTGAGTTTGTGCATATATTGAAAATGATGTTGAAAGTGTTGGCAATTACAAATGATTTGAATATGACTTTGCAAAGAAAATATCAAGATATTGTGAATGCTATGAAGCTTGTTGGTTTTGCCAAGAGGCAACTGCAATCGATGAGAGAGTCTAAATGGGAATCTTTGATTGAAGATGTCTCTTCATTTTGTGTGAAGCATGATATTCTAATTCCTGAAATGGATAAGAACTATCATATTGGAAAGTCAAAGCGCAAGAGTTCAAGTGTCACATATTCTCATCATTTGCATGTAGAAGTCTTTAATGCTGTTATTGATTTGCAACTTGCGGAGCTTAATAGTCGTTTTGATGCAGTGAATAGTGATTTGCTTTTAGGTATGGCTAGTTTGAGTCCGGATAATTCTTTTGCAAATTATGATAAAGACAAAATTATGAAACTTGGTACACTTTATCGTGATGAGTTTAGTGTTTCCAAGCTTGAAGATCTCAGTTACGAGCTTGACAACTATATTCTCTTTGTGAGAGAAGATAGTGATTTCTCTAATTTGAAAGGAATTCGAGATCTTTCAGAAACATTAGTTGAAACAAATCTGCACAAGACTTGGAGACTTGTTTATTTGCTTGTGAAGTTAAGCTTGATATTGCCTGTGGCTACTGCAACAGTAGAAAGAGCTTTTTCTTCaatgaaatacatcaaaaatgaCTTGCGAAGCAGAATTGGTGATCAATTTCTTAatgattgtttagtttgttaTATAGAAGATGAAGTATTTGAAAGTGTACCAAATGATGCGATCATTGATCGTTTTCAAAACATGACAAGTCGTCGGGGACAATTGTAA